One genomic window of Sphingomonas sp. C3-2 includes the following:
- a CDS encoding FAD-dependent oxidoreductase encodes MSEITPIRPLPEAEVPGWDIETDVAIIGFGAAGACAAIEAAAAGASVTLFESGSGSGGASALSGGEIYIGGNGGSDAQQAAGFTDSTEDFEKYMMMAGGPDADAAKVSLYARESLNHYQWLKDQGVPYKGSFVPGKVIEPAEDDTLLWSGSEAAWPFSQEAKPAPRGHTIQFMGWGGGRKLVDILEGRARALGVDVRTDARALSLIADASGRVIGLVVRIDNKPQYVRARKGVVLATGGFCMNQEMLRRYAPETLRLNDPLGENDNGSGILMGMGAGGDAIHMDEFFTTCPWIMPASLVKGIFVNERGQRFINEDAYHGRVSRTLLDQPGDKAYLLVDNEIFDRPLDLARIEIAAVGETWEEVEQELGMSEGTLSHTVHHFNKHAAEGKDPICNKDAEWLKVLDQAPFAALELNASTSYFSFFTLGGLNTAPTGEVLDRGGQPVPGLYAAGRTTSGLPRWGHGYSSGLSLADCTFFGRMAGRTVGSAAA; translated from the coding sequence ATGTCTGAAATTACGCCTATTCGTCCGCTTCCCGAAGCTGAAGTGCCGGGATGGGACATCGAAACCGATGTCGCCATCATCGGATTTGGCGCGGCAGGTGCCTGCGCCGCGATCGAAGCGGCTGCGGCCGGTGCCAGCGTCACGCTGTTTGAATCGGGCTCGGGCAGCGGCGGGGCATCTGCCCTGTCGGGCGGTGAAATCTATATCGGCGGCAATGGCGGCAGCGATGCCCAGCAGGCCGCGGGCTTCACCGACAGCACCGAAGATTTCGAAAAATACATGATGATGGCCGGCGGTCCCGATGCGGATGCCGCCAAGGTCAGCCTTTATGCGCGCGAAAGCCTCAACCACTATCAGTGGCTGAAGGATCAGGGCGTTCCCTATAAGGGCAGCTTCGTTCCTGGCAAGGTGATCGAACCCGCCGAAGACGACACGCTTTTGTGGTCGGGCAGCGAAGCGGCATGGCCCTTCTCGCAGGAAGCCAAGCCGGCACCGCGCGGCCATACCATCCAGTTCATGGGTTGGGGCGGCGGCCGCAAGCTTGTCGACATCCTCGAAGGCCGCGCTCGCGCGCTGGGCGTCGACGTTCGTACCGATGCGCGCGCGCTCAGCCTGATCGCCGACGCTTCGGGCCGCGTGATCGGTCTGGTTGTCCGGATCGACAACAAGCCGCAATATGTGCGGGCGCGCAAAGGCGTGGTCCTTGCGACTGGCGGTTTCTGCATGAATCAGGAAATGCTGCGGCGCTATGCGCCCGAAACGCTGCGTCTGAACGACCCGCTCGGCGAGAACGATAACGGTTCGGGCATCCTTATGGGCATGGGTGCCGGCGGCGACGCGATCCATATGGACGAATTCTTCACGACCTGCCCGTGGATCATGCCGGCTTCGCTGGTGAAGGGGATCTTCGTCAACGAACGTGGCCAGCGGTTCATCAACGAAGACGCCTATCATGGCCGCGTCAGCCGGACTCTCCTCGATCAGCCGGGCGACAAGGCCTATCTGCTTGTGGATAACGAGATCTTCGATCGGCCACTCGATCTTGCGCGGATCGAGATCGCGGCCGTTGGCGAGACCTGGGAAGAAGTTGAACAGGAACTCGGCATGTCCGAAGGCACGCTCAGCCACACCGTTCACCATTTCAACAAGCACGCGGCAGAGGGCAAGGATCCGATCTGCAACAAGGATGCGGAATGGCTAAAGGTGCTCGATCAGGCACCGTTCGCGGCGCTCGAGCTCAATGCCAGCACCAGCTATTTCTCGTTCTTCACGCTGGGCGGTCTCAACACCGCGCCGACGGGCGAAGTGCTCGATCGCGGCGGTCAGCCCGTGCCCGGCCTTTATGCCGCGGGCCGCACGACGTCTGGCCTGCCGCGCTGGGGCCATGGTTACAGCTCGGGACTCAGCCTTGCGGACTGCACCTTCTTTGGCCGCATGGCCGGGCGCACCGTCGGCAGCGCCGCCGCCTGA
- a CDS encoding helix-turn-helix transcriptional regulator, giving the protein MLRIDEQDILASLYAGPLESPLWSTFLERLRRRLGAVTCALYFRHADAPLNESTELYAGAPESLELRQRYNERLYRLDPIPYDVLRPGRVYSLAEFVAPANPEHEKYLREFVLPGKRNWLRVMKIEEPGGYRCWLTIWKEGADFTGGQTNFIGQLAQHITVALRIFATIDRWQVKAGIAGEAVRRLNFGWLTLDAHGHIIEMDPHAEHLLRHSSVLRQVSAGQLMPASRQADKVLRDALKSFASDAAARARAIRLSEDPWIDILLVPIRQSGVSGERKPIATAYIHGDRETSDSRIEQLMSLFGLSQGEARLALGISRGQSIAEAAAEIGLTEATARNYSKIVYSKTGARGQADLVRIILTSVAILV; this is encoded by the coding sequence ATGCTGCGCATCGACGAACAGGACATCCTCGCAAGCCTCTATGCGGGGCCGCTGGAAAGCCCGCTCTGGTCGACATTTCTGGAACGTTTGCGCCGCCGGCTCGGTGCGGTCACCTGCGCGCTATATTTCCGCCATGCCGATGCTCCGCTCAACGAATCGACCGAGTTGTACGCAGGTGCGCCTGAGTCGCTTGAGCTCCGCCAGCGCTACAATGAACGCCTCTATCGGCTCGATCCGATCCCCTATGACGTGCTTCGCCCGGGACGAGTTTACTCGCTCGCCGAATTCGTCGCCCCGGCCAATCCGGAACATGAGAAATATCTTCGCGAGTTCGTGCTGCCGGGCAAGCGCAACTGGCTGCGCGTGATGAAGATCGAGGAACCGGGCGGTTATCGCTGCTGGCTGACGATCTGGAAAGAGGGCGCTGATTTCACCGGCGGGCAGACCAACTTCATCGGTCAGCTTGCCCAGCACATCACCGTCGCGCTCCGCATCTTTGCGACGATCGACCGCTGGCAGGTAAAGGCCGGGATTGCCGGGGAGGCGGTGCGTCGGCTCAATTTCGGATGGCTCACGCTCGACGCACACGGCCATATCATCGAGATGGATCCGCATGCCGAGCATTTGCTGCGCCATAGCTCGGTGCTGCGCCAGGTGTCCGCTGGGCAATTGATGCCCGCGTCGCGCCAGGCGGACAAGGTTTTGCGCGATGCGCTGAAATCCTTCGCAAGTGATGCCGCCGCGCGTGCCAGGGCCATCCGTTTGTCGGAGGATCCATGGATCGACATCCTGCTCGTCCCCATCCGCCAGTCCGGCGTGTCGGGGGAAAGAAAGCCGATTGCGACTGCCTATATCCACGGAGACCGCGAAACCAGTGACAGCCGTATTGAACAACTGATGAGCCTCTTCGGGCTGAGCCAGGGGGAAGCGCGTCTGGCGCTTGGCATCTCGCGCGGGCAATCGATCGCCGAGGCGGCCGCCGAAATCGGGCTCACCGAGGCGACGGCGCGCAATTACTCCAAGATCGTCTACAGCAAGACGGGCGCGCGGGGGCAGGCGGACCTCGTTCGTATCATCCTGACGAGTGTCGCCATCCTCGTATAA
- the cysD gene encoding sulfate adenylyltransferase subunit CysD: MTSEVAAQAASRSLTHLERLEAESIQIMREVVAEAERPVMLYSVGKDSAVMLHLARKAFYPSPPPFPLLHVDTTWKFKDMYALRDRMAAESGMDLLVYQNPEALARGINPFDHGPLHTDMWKTEGLKQALDHYGFDVAFGGARRDEEKSRAKERVFSFRSANHRWDPKNQRPELWRLYNAKKTKGESIRVFPISNWTELDIWQYIHLNNIPIVPLYFSAPRPTVERDGMLLMVDDERFPLKDGEEPVMRSIRFRTLGCYPLTGAVESTAATLPEVIQEMLLTTTSERQGRVIDKDGGDASMEKKKQEGYF, from the coding sequence TTGACGAGTGAAGTAGCGGCACAGGCCGCAAGCCGGTCGCTGACCCATTTGGAGCGGCTGGAAGCGGAAAGCATCCAGATCATGCGGGAGGTTGTGGCGGAGGCCGAGCGTCCGGTGATGCTGTATTCGGTGGGCAAGGATTCGGCGGTGATGCTGCATCTGGCGCGCAAGGCGTTTTACCCGTCGCCGCCGCCCTTTCCGCTGCTGCACGTCGACACGACGTGGAAGTTCAAGGACATGTATGCGCTTCGCGACCGGATGGCGGCGGAGAGCGGGATGGATCTGCTCGTCTACCAGAACCCCGAGGCGCTGGCGCGCGGGATCAACCCGTTCGACCATGGCCCGCTCCACACCGATATGTGGAAGACCGAGGGGCTGAAGCAGGCGCTCGACCATTATGGCTTCGACGTCGCCTTTGGCGGCGCGCGCCGCGACGAGGAAAAGAGCCGCGCCAAGGAACGTGTCTTCTCGTTCCGTTCGGCCAACCACCGCTGGGACCCCAAGAACCAGCGCCCCGAGCTGTGGCGGCTGTACAATGCCAAGAAGACCAAGGGCGAAAGCATCCGCGTCTTCCCGATCTCGAACTGGACCGAGCTCGACATCTGGCAGTATATCCACCTCAACAACATCCCGATCGTGCCGCTCTATTTCTCGGCGCCGCGCCCCACCGTCGAGCGCGACGGCATGCTGCTGATGGTCGATGACGAACGTTTTCCGCTGAAAGACGGCGAAGAGCCGGTGATGCGCTCGATCCGCTTCCGCACGCTCGGCTGCTACCCGCTGACCGGCGCGGTCGAAAGCACCGCGGCGACGCTGCCTGAGGTGATCCAGGAGATGCTGCTGACGACGACCTCGGAGCGCCAGGGCCGCGTGATCGACAAGGATGGCGGCGACGCCAGCATGGAGAAGAAGAAGCAGGAGGGGTATTTCTGA
- the cysN gene encoding sulfate adenylyltransferase subunit CysN, which yields MTDKSYQADALIAEDIDAYLAQHQTKSLLRFITCGSVDDGKSTLIGRLLYDSKMIFEDQLAALEADSKRVGTQGQEIDFALLVDGLAAEREQGITIDVAYRFFATEKRKFIVADTPGHEQYTRNMVTGASTADLAVILIDARKGVLTQTKRHSYLAHLIGIRNIVLAVNKMDLVDYDPAVFDAIVKDYREFATEIGITDFVAMPISGFKGDNITAPSDNTPWYQGPTLMGHLETVEVDATRDQQQPFALPVQWVNRPNLDFRGFSGLIATGTVKPGDKIRVIPSGKTSTVARIVTLDGDLDEAVAGQSVTVTLTDEIDCSRGDVIATADNPPQSADQFEATIVWMSDEEMLPGRGYWLKLGTQMVTAQVQAPKYQVNVNTLEHLAAKTLDLNAIGIANLSTDKPVVFAPYAQNRDLGGFILIDKITNATVAAGMLHFSLRRADNVHWQAIDITREDHAKLKNQKPAVVWFTGLSGAGKSTIANLVQKRLHRMNRHSYLLDGDNVRHGLNKDLGFTDADRVENIRRVGEVAKLMADAGLIVLSAFISPFRSERRLVREMIEAGEFIEVHIDTPLAEAEARDVKGLYKKARSGELKNFTGIDSPYEAPENPEIRIDTTNLTPEQAAELIVERILG from the coding sequence ATGACCGACAAAAGCTATCAGGCCGACGCCCTCATCGCCGAGGATATCGACGCCTATCTCGCCCAGCACCAGACCAAGTCGCTGCTGCGCTTCATCACCTGCGGCTCGGTGGACGACGGCAAGTCGACGCTGATCGGCCGCCTGCTCTATGACAGCAAGATGATCTTCGAGGATCAGCTGGCCGCCCTCGAAGCCGACAGCAAGCGCGTCGGCACGCAGGGCCAGGAGATCGACTTCGCGCTGCTCGTCGACGGCCTCGCCGCCGAACGCGAACAGGGCATCACGATCGACGTCGCCTACCGCTTCTTCGCGACCGAGAAGCGCAAGTTCATCGTCGCCGACACCCCCGGCCACGAACAATATACCCGCAACATGGTGACCGGCGCCTCGACCGCCGACCTCGCGGTGATCCTGATCGACGCGCGCAAGGGCGTGCTGACCCAGACCAAGCGCCACAGCTATCTGGCGCATCTGATCGGCATCCGGAACATCGTGCTCGCGGTCAACAAGATGGACCTGGTCGATTACGACCCCGCGGTATTCGACGCGATCGTCAAGGATTACCGCGAGTTCGCGACCGAGATCGGGATCACCGATTTCGTCGCCATGCCGATCTCGGGCTTCAAGGGCGACAACATCACCGCGCCCTCGGACAACACCCCCTGGTATCAGGGCCCGACGCTGATGGGCCATCTCGAGACGGTCGAGGTCGATGCGACGCGCGACCAGCAGCAGCCCTTTGCGCTCCCCGTCCAGTGGGTGAACCGCCCCAATCTCGACTTTCGCGGCTTTTCGGGGCTGATCGCGACCGGCACCGTCAAGCCGGGCGACAAGATCCGCGTCATCCCCTCGGGCAAGACCTCGACCGTGGCGCGGATCGTCACGCTCGACGGCGATCTCGACGAGGCGGTTGCCGGCCAGTCGGTGACGGTGACGCTGACCGACGAGATCGACTGCTCGCGCGGCGACGTGATCGCGACCGCCGACAACCCGCCGCAGAGCGCCGACCAGTTCGAGGCGACGATCGTCTGGATGTCGGACGAGGAAATGCTGCCCGGGCGCGGCTACTGGCTCAAGCTCGGCACCCAGATGGTGACCGCGCAGGTGCAGGCGCCCAAATATCAGGTCAACGTCAACACGCTCGAGCATCTCGCCGCCAAGACGCTCGACCTCAACGCGATCGGCATCGCCAATCTGTCGACCGACAAGCCCGTCGTCTTTGCGCCCTATGCGCAGAACCGCGATCTGGGCGGGTTCATCCTGATCGACAAGATCACCAACGCGACCGTGGCGGCGGGCATGCTCCACTTCTCGCTGCGCCGCGCCGACAATGTCCACTGGCAGGCGATCGACATCACGCGCGAAGACCATGCCAAGCTGAAGAACCAGAAGCCCGCAGTGGTGTGGTTCACCGGGCTGTCGGGTGCGGGCAAGTCGACGATCGCCAACCTCGTCCAGAAGCGGCTCCACCGGATGAACCGCCACAGCTATCTGCTCGACGGCGACAATGTCCGCCACGGGCTCAACAAGGATCTCGGCTTCACCGATGCCGACCGCGTCGAGAATATCCGCCGCGTCGGCGAGGTCGCCAAGCTGATGGCCGATGCCGGGCTGATCGTGCTCAGCGCGTTCATCTCGCCCTTCCGCTCCGAGCGCCGCCTCGTGCGCGAGATGATCGAAGCCGGCGAGTTCATCGAGGTCCATATCGACACCCCGCTCGCCGAGGCCGAGGCGCGCGACGTCAAGGGGCTGTACAAAAAGGCGCGTTCCGGTGAACTCAAGAACTTCACCGGCATCGACAGCCCCTATGAAGCCCCCGAAAACCCCGAAATCCGCATCGACACCACTAACCTTACCCCCGAACAGGCCGCAGAACTGATCGTTGAAAGGATCCTTGGATGA
- a CDS encoding 3'(2'),5'-bisphosphate nucleotidase CysQ: MSVTVSDHELARQIAEAAGEILLTLQKSGLFEGKALGKAGDQVANAFIIEALKAQRPDDAILSEEEKDNLDRCQASRVWVVDPLDGTREYSEKRTDWAVHIALAIDGEPAVGAVALPGLGLVLGADAPSTLQPAADPLRMLVSRTRPAAEAVSVAEALGAELVPMGSAGAKAMAVVRGEADIYLHTGGQYEWDNCAPAAVALAAGLHVSRIDGSPLVYNCEDPYLPDLLICHKHHAPQILEMIGNA; this comes from the coding sequence ATGAGCGTTACCGTATCCGATCATGAACTGGCCCGCCAGATCGCAGAGGCAGCAGGAGAAATCCTGCTGACCCTCCAGAAATCGGGGCTGTTCGAGGGCAAGGCTTTGGGCAAGGCAGGCGATCAGGTTGCCAACGCCTTCATCATCGAGGCACTGAAGGCCCAGCGTCCTGACGATGCGATCCTGTCCGAAGAGGAAAAGGACAATCTGGATCGCTGCCAGGCATCGCGCGTCTGGGTGGTCGATCCGCTCGACGGTACGCGTGAATATTCCGAAAAGCGCACCGACTGGGCGGTGCACATCGCGCTGGCGATCGACGGCGAACCCGCCGTCGGCGCCGTCGCGCTGCCGGGACTGGGCCTTGTGCTCGGCGCCGATGCGCCCAGCACGCTGCAGCCTGCGGCAGACCCGCTGCGCATGCTGGTGAGCCGTACGCGCCCGGCAGCGGAAGCCGTATCGGTGGCCGAAGCACTGGGCGCCGAACTGGTGCCGATGGGGTCTGCCGGTGCCAAGGCGATGGCGGTGGTGCGCGGCGAGGCCGACATCTACCTCCACACCGGCGGTCAATATGAGTGGGACAATTGCGCGCCTGCCGCCGTCGCGCTTGCCGCCGGGCTGCATGTCAGCCGCATCGACGGTTCGCCGCTGGTTTACAATTGCGAAGACCCGTATCTTCCCGACCTGCTGATCTGCCACAAGCATCACGCGCCGCAGATTCTGGAGATGATCGGCAACGCCTGA
- a CDS encoding Crp/Fnr family transcriptional regulator: MYFEGAIKAQERAEAKQEALCGATSRCTNCPARADAICAGLAPEALDDLHQLSRHRVLRKGQTLVWQGDRTDIAATVISGMLKLSAATADGREQILGLVAPGGFVGRIDEARARYDIVALADTELCQFSGPGLALFASRHPEIASALLGKTMQELDRSRHWQLMLGQASAAERVATMLLDFAGADLEAGGCYPFPLSRGQMAELAGLTIETVSRQISQLKRNGVISVLSRTSFSVRDPHALMALAGLSPVAATH; the protein is encoded by the coding sequence ATGTACTTCGAGGGGGCAATCAAGGCGCAGGAACGCGCCGAGGCGAAACAAGAGGCTTTGTGCGGAGCGACCAGCCGCTGCACCAACTGCCCCGCCCGCGCCGATGCGATCTGCGCCGGCCTCGCGCCCGAAGCGCTTGATGACCTCCATCAGCTGAGCCGCCACCGCGTCTTGCGCAAGGGCCAGACGCTGGTGTGGCAGGGCGACCGTACCGACATCGCCGCCACCGTCATTTCCGGCATGCTCAAACTGTCGGCAGCGACCGCCGATGGCCGCGAACAGATATTGGGCCTTGTCGCCCCCGGCGGTTTCGTCGGCCGGATCGACGAAGCTCGCGCGCGTTATGACATCGTCGCGCTGGCCGATACCGAGCTTTGCCAATTCTCTGGCCCGGGACTGGCGCTGTTCGCAAGCCGCCACCCCGAAATCGCGTCCGCGCTTCTGGGCAAGACGATGCAGGAACTGGACCGTTCTCGCCACTGGCAGCTGATGCTGGGTCAGGCGAGCGCGGCCGAGCGTGTGGCGACGATGCTGCTCGATTTCGCCGGTGCCGATCTGGAAGCCGGTGGCTGCTACCCCTTTCCGCTGAGCCGCGGCCAGATGGCCGAGCTGGCCGGGCTGACGATCGAGACGGTGAGCCGCCAGATCAGCCAGTTGAAGCGCAACGGGGTAATCAGCGTACTTTCGCGCACCAGCTTTTCCGTTCGCGATCCGCACGCGCTGATGGCGCTGGCCGGGCTGAGCCCCGTCGCGGCGACCCATTGA
- the ccoN gene encoding cytochrome-c oxidase, cbb3-type subunit I, protein MAVVLFAIVGIALSADTGFAVHMTIVALAAIVAMWIGMSRADYSAMARGILKMPANEGEYDDDPTRWGVLATVFWCVVGLLAGVFIALQLAFPALNFSSEFTTFGRLRPLHTSAVIFAFGGNILIASSYYVVQRTSRARLAFPMLARFVFWGYQMFIVLAATGYVLGITEAREYAEPEWYVDLWLTIVWVAYLVVFVGTLLKRKEPHIYVANWFYLSFIITIAMLHIVNNLTMPVSLFGSKSYSAFAGVQDALTQWWYGHNAVAFFLTTPFLAMMYYFVPKQAERPVYSYRLSIIHFWSLIFLYIWAGPHHLHYTALPDWAQTLGMVFSVILWMPSWGGMINGLMTLNGAWDKIRTDPIIRLMVMAMAFYGMATFEGPMLSIKAVNSLSHYTEWTVGHVHAGALGWNGMISFAAVYFLVPRLWGRERLYSLRMVNWHFWLATLGIVLYAASMWVAGITQGLMWREYGQDGYLVYAFSEVVAAMFPYYVIRSVGGALYLAGAIVMVWNVWQTIRGQQRAERPMSQPAYDAAKDRPLAPAAQPAE, encoded by the coding sequence ATGGCCGTCGTGCTGTTCGCGATCGTCGGTATAGCATTATCGGCCGATACCGGCTTTGCCGTGCACATGACGATCGTGGCGCTGGCCGCGATCGTTGCCATGTGGATCGGCATGAGCCGCGCCGATTATTCGGCCATGGCGCGCGGCATATTGAAGATGCCCGCCAATGAAGGCGAATATGACGACGACCCCACGCGCTGGGGCGTTCTGGCCACGGTTTTCTGGTGCGTGGTGGGCCTGCTGGCGGGCGTGTTCATCGCCCTGCAGCTGGCCTTCCCCGCGCTGAACTTCTCATCTGAGTTCACCACCTTCGGGCGCTTGCGTCCCTTGCACACCTCGGCCGTGATCTTCGCCTTTGGTGGCAACATCCTGATCGCGTCGAGCTATTACGTCGTGCAGCGTACGAGCCGGGCACGCCTGGCCTTTCCCATGCTCGCCCGCTTCGTCTTCTGGGGCTACCAGATGTTCATCGTGCTGGCGGCCACCGGCTATGTCCTCGGCATCACCGAGGCGCGCGAATATGCCGAGCCCGAATGGTATGTCGACCTGTGGCTGACGATCGTCTGGGTGGCGTATCTGGTGGTGTTCGTCGGCACGCTGCTGAAGCGCAAGGAACCGCATATCTATGTGGCCAACTGGTTCTATCTGAGCTTCATCATCACGATCGCGATGCTCCACATCGTGAACAACCTGACGATGCCGGTCAGCCTGTTCGGATCGAAGAGCTATTCGGCCTTTGCCGGCGTTCAGGACGCGCTGACCCAGTGGTGGTACGGCCATAATGCAGTGGCGTTCTTCCTGACCACGCCGTTCCTGGCCATGATGTATTATTTCGTGCCGAAACAGGCCGAACGCCCGGTCTACAGCTACCGGCTGTCGATCATCCACTTCTGGTCGCTGATCTTCCTCTATATCTGGGCGGGTCCGCACCACCTGCATTATACCGCGCTGCCCGATTGGGCGCAGACGCTGGGCATGGTGTTCTCGGTCATCCTGTGGATGCCCAGCTGGGGCGGCATGATCAACGGCCTGATGACGCTGAACGGCGCATGGGACAAGATCCGCACCGACCCGATCATCCGCCTGATGGTGATGGCGATGGCGTTCTACGGCATGGCGACCTTCGAGGGCCCGATGCTGTCGATCAAGGCGGTCAACTCGCTGAGCCACTATACCGAATGGACCGTCGGCCACGTCCATGCCGGCGCACTGGGCTGGAATGGCATGATCAGCTTTGCCGCCGTCTATTTCCTCGTGCCGCGCCTGTGGGGCCGTGAGCGCCTCTATTCGCTGCGCATGGTGAACTGGCACTTCTGGCTCGCGACGCTGGGCATCGTCCTCTACGCCGCCTCGATGTGGGTGGCCGGGATCACCCAGGGCCTGATGTGGCGCGAATATGGGCAGGACGGTTACCTCGTCTACGCCTTCTCCGAAGTCGTGGCCGCCATGTTCCCCTATTACGTCATCCGTTCGGTGGGCGGTGCGCTCTACCTGGCTGGTGCGATCGTGATGGTGTGGAACGTCTGGCAGACGATCCGTGGTCAGCAGCGCGCCGAGCGCCCGATGAGCCAGCCGGCCTATGATGCCGCGAAGGACCGTCCGCTCGCGCCCGCAGCGCAGCCCGCCGAATAA
- the ccoO gene encoding cytochrome-c oxidase, cbb3-type subunit II yields MATKFFDHKRIERNVTLLGALSLVAVAIGGIVEIAPLFWIDSTIEKVEGVRPYTPLELAGRNIYMREGCYSCHSQMIRPFRDEVERYGHYSLAAESVYDHPFQWGSKRTGPDLARVGGRYSDEWHVQHLKDPRAVVPESIMPGYAFLADKELKPEGMAGHLTALSRVGVPYTKEAIDAADADMRAQGDPDFDSDGFDQRYPKAQRRDFDGNPGKLTEMDALVAYLQMLGTLVDFEAASAQEEPR; encoded by the coding sequence ATGGCGACCAAATTTTTCGACCACAAGCGGATCGAACGCAATGTCACCCTGCTCGGCGCGTTGTCGCTGGTGGCGGTGGCGATCGGCGGGATCGTCGAGATCGCGCCCTTGTTCTGGATCGACAGCACGATCGAGAAGGTGGAAGGGGTCCGCCCCTACACCCCGCTCGAGCTGGCCGGGCGCAACATCTATATGCGCGAAGGCTGCTATAGCTGCCACAGCCAGATGATCCGTCCGTTCCGCGACGAGGTGGAGCGTTACGGCCATTATAGCCTTGCCGCCGAAAGCGTCTACGACCACCCCTTCCAATGGGGATCGAAGCGCACGGGCCCCGATCTGGCCCGCGTGGGTGGGCGCTACTCGGATGAATGGCATGTCCAGCATCTGAAGGATCCACGCGCCGTGGTGCCGGAATCGATCATGCCCGGCTATGCGTTCCTTGCCGACAAGGAGCTGAAGCCCGAGGGCATGGCCGGGCATCTGACGGCGCTCAGCCGGGTGGGTGTTCCCTATACCAAGGAAGCGATCGACGCGGCGGACGCCGATATGCGCGCACAGGGCGACCCGGATTTTGATTCCGACGGCTTCGACCAACGTTATCCCAAGGCGCAGAGACGCGATTTCGACGGCAATCCCGGCAAGCTGACCGAGATGGACGCGCTGGTCGCCTATCTGCAGATGCTCGGCACGCTCGTCGACTTCGAGGCGGCCTCGGCGCAGGAGGAACCCCGATGA
- a CDS encoding cbb3-type cytochrome c oxidase subunit 3, whose amino-acid sequence MSYNELRHLADSWGLVFLAAAFLTFIGWTFRKGAHVHHDRAANMIFDEDQDNG is encoded by the coding sequence ATGAGCTATAATGAGCTGCGCCATCTGGCGGACAGCTGGGGGCTCGTTTTCCTGGCCGCCGCCTTCCTCACCTTTATCGGCTGGACCTTTCGCAAGGGCGCGCATGTCCATCACGACCGCGCGGCGAACATGATCTTCGACGAGGACCAAGACAATGGCTGA
- the ccoP gene encoding cytochrome-c oxidase, cbb3-type subunit III: MAEKRIDPATGTETVGHEWDGIEELNTPMPRWWLWTLYATIVWGVAYTVAYPAWPMLSNATSGMLGWSSRGQLEKVMDEQALARAPITKAIDDTPIEQLDQNPQLLHAAVEGGRAAFKVHCVQCHGSGAAGSKGYPNLNDDDWLWGGDIKTIHYSIEHGIRNPDHDATRFSQMPAFGRDGILKGNEIADVTAHVRAISGQQKANAAAARGARLFADNCAVCHGTDGKGDRKLGAPNLTDAIWLYGGDSASIAATIANSRNGVMPRWGEKLDPVTVKMLAAYVHSLGGGEALPAANAVATDNATGPVAMAGSDERP; encoded by the coding sequence ATGGCTGAGAAACGTATCGATCCGGCGACCGGCACCGAAACGGTCGGCCATGAATGGGACGGGATCGAGGAACTGAACACCCCCATGCCGCGCTGGTGGCTGTGGACGCTTTACGCCACCATCGTCTGGGGCGTTGCCTATACGGTGGCCTATCCGGCCTGGCCGATGCTGTCGAACGCGACGTCGGGGATGCTTGGCTGGTCGAGCCGCGGCCAGCTGGAAAAGGTGATGGACGAACAGGCGCTGGCCCGCGCGCCGATCACCAAGGCGATCGACGACACGCCGATCGAGCAGCTCGACCAGAACCCGCAGCTGCTGCACGCAGCGGTGGAAGGCGGGCGCGCCGCGTTCAAGGTCCACTGCGTCCAGTGCCACGGCTCGGGCGCGGCGGGATCGAAGGGCTATCCCAATCTGAACGACGACGATTGGTTGTGGGGCGGCGATATCAAGACGATCCACTATTCGATCGAACATGGCATCCGGAACCCCGATCATGACGCGACCCGTTTCTCGCAAATGCCCGCCTTTGGCCGCGACGGCATTTTGAAGGGCAACGAGATCGCCGATGTGACCGCGCATGTCCGCGCCATTTCGGGCCAGCAAAAGGCGAACGCCGCCGCCGCACGCGGCGCCAGGCTGTTCGCCGACAACTGCGCCGTCTGCCACGGCACCGACGGCAAGGGCGACCGCAAGCTGGGCGCACCCAACCTGACCGATGCCATCTGGCTGTATGGCGGGGATTCGGCGAGCATCGCGGCAACCATTGCCAACAGCCGCAACGGCGTGATGCCGCGTTGGGGCGAAAAACTCGATCCGGTGACGGTGAAGATGCTGGCGGCCTATGTCCACTCGCTCGGCGGTGGCGAGGCCCTGCCGGCTGCGAATGCGGTAGCAACCGATAATGCGACCGGCCCGGTCGCAATGGCAGGCAGCGATGAGCGCCCCTGA